The sequence TCTGTGACAGACTATATCCTTAAAACAAATCTGTAttgtttcttaaataaatattcaattaatacTGTGAAAAGCTACTGTTATAAATGTCAAGAATATTTAGCTTCTGTgaagttttttttctattcattataGCACTGTAGTACTgatataatgtgtatttatttatttagcctatttattttaattatttataatttactatttttattaatttatttactatttaattcaattttgatTTATGTAACTATACTCTGTAAAAAAATTGATTGTaatttaatggtaaaagactgtaaaaatgttacagtaaaaacctgttgaATGGTTAACGGTAAGCTCTCgtactatatacggtgaaaaactgtattggacatcacatgtaattttacggtagtataccgtttttggaagtggaaaaggaatgtataatttacagtgaataaccgtaaattgacattcccagaattccctgcattacatttcaaatttgctgttttttttttcttgttgaaataactttcttcttagttttttctcatCAGCTGTGTACATTACggttgtatgttacatctaatgtcgttaaatgaatgtttattgcattatttcagttttatgtgTGTTACCGTGAAGgtgtttattgtttgtgtgaatgtgcacTTCTGTATATGTTAGTATTTAAAAGCTGCATGTGAtaggctttggttcatcatgtgactttcccATCAgcacctgcttttggtggttatcagtgtattacaaaggtacaaaacagatttcaggcTGATAGGCTGGTATATTACcattatatcagttaataaaattacagtatttaactgtaaatttaagttaaaactgtaactgtatttttttacaggtttttttttttttttttaacattgtatgTAATCTAACTGTAGAAATACTGTCAAATTTATGGTCTTTGGAGGTGAAAACTATGAATTACCATGTAATTCCCAGTTCCCCTAAAACGCTCATTTTCAGAAGTCTTGATATATGCAGGGTTGCCATGTCTGTGGTTTTACCGTGGAATTGGGTTACTTTTACATTGTTGCCAATCCTAGCAAACCTGGATATgtgattacactttatttttacaaaattaaatttcttCTCATTTTTGTTATGAGTAATGTACATAagaagcttttgttttttttgtcatttaattatttgaatcattatttgtttgtttgtttgtttgtatactttaaaattatttttcaaataaagaaaatgcttattttatttatttatttgttttaatctctcttttttattatgtattaattttttacacTTTCTTTTGACCCCTCCTGGCTTATATCAGTTATAACTAGAGACAACCTCGagttgcactcttaaaaataaaggtgctccacgatgccatagaagaacctttttttgtctagacggttccataaagaacctttaacatctcgagatcctttctgtttcacaaaagcttctttgtgtcGAAAGAAgcttcttcagattataaaaaggtaagaaagagatggttctttaaacaACCTTTGACTTAATGCTTCTtttatggcatcgctgtgaaaaacCACTTTTATTTTCAAGACTGTATTGTTAACTGTACAATTAACACTGCCAACGTATATGAAGCAATTACACTATCTAAACCCAAACTGAACAACACTATCCTTAAACCAGCCCCATAATCTAGTGACCCACAGATTGACTCCTAAATCAGTCAGATACTGGATCTCGGGGGTCAGCATCTTCCTGCAGAGCTCCTCATACTGTCGCTCGATGTCGTTTTTCAGGTTGTATCCTAGTATGGAAGCTTTTCCGATGGGCTGCCAGGGCTTCATGTGTCCATCCGTGATGTCCGCCGCCTCCACGGCTCCCCCGCCATCAATGCAGATGGCCTCCATCTCTGCGTTTCTCCTTCGCAGCTCCCTCACTTCCTCCTCCATCCGGCTCCGTCCATAGTTCTCCACGAGCGTCCAGAAAGTGGcgttaaaatgctgataaagtcgcCAGTCGGCTCCGTTCCATTCCCGAGCTCGAGTCCTCAGTTCAGGGCTCATGGGAGACACAGAAGTGGCATTCCTAGCATTGAGTTTAAAAAACAGCAAGTCGTCCATCTGCCAGCACAGAGCGTCTTTAAGCAGAATGAGCGATTCCTCAAAGTGGTCCGACATTAAAACCAACTGAAAGCGCTTTTCCATGTACTCGATGCTTTCTTGGACCCTCACGTCATCAGCTTCCAAGTTATTCTCGAAGCCGAAGTCGAAAAACTGTAGGTTCTTGAGGTAGAAAGCGTTGATCCCCTGTGGGTTGAAGTAGCGCTTTGGATCATTTAGAAACTCCTCCAACTGGTTCCCTCCAGGGACTCTCCACGTTTGAGGCACGTAGGCTTTGTAGTAGTGAAACGAAGACTCGAAAAGCTCTGCGGGATCTCGTAGGATGGTGAAGAAGAAGGCATCCGCCGGGAGCAGCTTCTCCACTTCGGGTGCATTGAATCGCATGTGGTTGCACACGATGTTATAACACAGACCCGGCTGGTAGCTCTTCACTTGGGTTCGGAAGAAGCTCAACGGGTAGAAGAAGTCGTTACGGCCGTCTGGGAGAGCGAACCTCAGCTGGTGCTTTTCTCCGAAGCGCAGGAGAACGTTCATCAAAGTGCTGCTCGCCGTCTTGTGGGTCTTCATGAACATCAGGTTGACTTTAGGTGTGCAGGTCGCATCTGCTTTGAGAGTTCGCTGAGAGTTGTTACGCACTTTTGATGCACAAGGGGCCAGGGAAACTCTGAAAAGACAGAGATAAACACAAACTGTCACAATCACTGAGGTTTTGATTACAGTATGttgatttgattcattttgaAGACTTCGAAATACatgtactcttaaaaataaaggttcttgaaagcttcttcacagcgatgccatagaagaaccattcagtcaaagaaccatctctttcttacctttttataatctgaagaattCAGAATTCTTCTGATGTTGAAGGTTCTTTCTGGAACCActaaaaaggttcttctatggcatcgtgaagcacctttatttaattttattgaatataatgaaatatatcaattaaatacAAACTTTATTATGCTATTTTAACAGAAATGCCTCAAATATGTtctgtgcatgaaaaaaaattgaattttatttgaaaataaagcagttatttttacattttattccattttactTCAGACTTACATTCCAGTTAAATTTAGGTTACGATTAAAGGCATTCTcattgtacatacatatatatatatatagatatatatatatatatatatatatatatatatatatatatatatatatatatatatatatattaatgtatgtttaatatataataatgtatttacaatttataatataatatattttgaatttttacagaaaataaatattatagtaaaaaacTGGAAATTAGTGAAATTAGTCATTAGAATATATGGtgaaaaaactgtaaatggtttATGTAATagtatgtaattttaatgtagaaatattgtTAATTACTGTAAAATTTATGGTTTTTGGAGctgacagtagtgtttcagcacagattgGACTTCACGATGAATGCGACTAAaataaacagtccctcagagagcagcttggAAGGGAGGGGCgtggtcagcagagctcattaacatttaaaggaacatgctacaaaaaaaaaacactaaaaggtATTTGCCAGAAGTCTTTGCATGACATatgattatgttttatttaaataataaaaattttcctCATTTTCATGATCAGTAACATACATTTCTAAACATGTTAGCCTTATTTTATGGGTTTAATTGATGTCAAACATCTTGATGGTGTTTTGTCTAAACATGTTAGCCTTATTTTATGGGTAGGCCATGGACTTATTACGAAATCTGATTCATCATTTGGCTTTCTGATTTAccacctgtattattattatcgtgGTTATCATACGGTAAAAAGCACAGTTTCACAGACCAAGTAGATTGGTATTCagataattgcataatttacgaaatttaataaaatgcattgttaTAAGATGTGAAATATACAGGCTTCTGATGATGTAAGCAttgttacagtatatttacagtggatttttggcaacttttttagtgtaaatttaatgggatatttttatatatcacatggcaccaaaataatgcaaaaacattagaacacacttattttaatgtaacaagtttttttacagtgatatatatacacaaatataaagcTTACCTGTGTGTAGCGAGGAGGGTTGATGTCGTCAAGCAGTAGAGACCCATGATGCAAATCACAGACGCCCCTAAAAACAGCTTTCGTATCAGTCGATTCCCCATTTGATTCGCCCTTCCAAATGCTCCTGGATCCTTGAAATCGAATCATACACAGACAAATGAGTCCAATAAATCTGTAGCCacttgcataaactgcttagactagtcttacagCTCTCAGTATCATTGctcataaaattttcatttcttCACCACATTTGGAATTcagtctttttgtcaacttgttttctttcaattagcacaggtatTTAATTTTGTAACCGACTGATCTCATTgatctggggtgcatttcccagaAGCATACGGTCGCAAGTTCCatcgttaccaatagagttcaatagAACTaacgaccatagttagctaacgataCTTTCGGGATCAGTTTTTCAGTGAAAAAGcattatttctgcattattttgACAGTATTCATGCACTCATAACCTGAAGTGATCATTGAGACCTACGATCAAttctaaaaagaaatacaaatcttgtgctaattgaaagaaaacaattgACAAAATGATAGAATCCGAGATTTTGTTGAATTATAAAGTTGTTGTTAATAGTTGGCTATCATGTGTATGCAaagtaagttttagtccaatgcgaAAACATTAACTAGCAGAGTTAGTAGATTGAAAATAGATTACTGTGGTGGGAAAGAAGGAaagaatgataaaaatccacccagtgtttttttttttgttttgtttttatccgcTCATATCTTCACActtttctcaaatcaagccaatctcagatgcctgtctgtgtgacgtcacaaaaacaggcccctcccacgatggtttgattgacagtagcgctTCAGCACAGATTGGacttcacgatgaatgcggctaaaatAAACAGgccctcagagagcagcttggAATGGAGGGGCgtggtcagcagagctcattaacatttaaaggaacatgctaCAAAACGGCTCTGAACAGAGCTGTTCTTGACCGtgtaaaaaggtgttttttttacactaccacttagaaattttaaccaaactatgttacagacttttcattaagaccctaaagaaccATATCAACTTGTTgaaaatgggcatcctatgacccctttaagatgtgCAGTGTTgtaactgttttataataatgAGTTTTATAGGACATGTTTTGCTTTtgtaaagagagacactttcttGACCTGTCCTGCTAAATTGTCAGAGTATCATAATGCACTGTTGTGTAAATAGTGTGTTTATAGGAACTAGTTTGGTGGATGCACGCGTCTCAGTCAGTATTTGTACAAAAACAGTGTCTTATACTCTCTGTTGACACACCAAACAGCAGTTTGCAAGTGTTTACAAGAACAACTCCTGCTTCAAAGATTCATCTTCTGCCTTAATCCCCAGCTAAACATTTCAGCTCAGCTTATAAACCCAGCGTTTACTGTATGAAGTGAGATCAGTGATGTAGAACATTTATAAACAAGTGGACAAAACTAATCAACTTAAGATCATATTTTAgtttagattaatattttaaaatatttataattattgccatggtcatttttattttagttcatttttatatatatatctgtaaagatttttattcattttaatttcagtttcaattttagttactttagaacatcaagttaaactaaatgaaaacgagAAATATTACATGTTCCAAGAAAGTTgtctttatgctttttttaaaacattaataataatacaattaattaacttaaatattatactaaaaattatacatccgtgttgttttaatataattcatatattttagtttattttattttacctataAGAAGCATGTTATACATTTGTCTTCATATTTTCTCTGCATATTTTGAGAATTTAAGGTATGACAAAAAATCTGTAAaacctgtaatttatttatttatttaattttgtttttcatttgaaaaacacaTGTGATGTGCTTTGTGAAAGGCATGTCAGACGTGCATCACAACACTTTGTCCACTGCATATTCAAAGGTTCACATTATGAATATTGTACAGGATTTGTATCAAAAACAGCCAGTTTGCAGATTGATGTCATGAAAGATTTGAACGCTGCCTGCCTACCTGATCAGTCCTTGTTTACGCAGGATTGCATGATCGCATTAATTCCCAAAATAAGCCCAGAGATCTCCCATCATGACCAAAGACAGAGCTAACAGCTCAATCCTGTAAAGCATTGCTATGATGGATCTAGCTCTTCTCCAGCCGTGGTGACGCAGAAACACTCGCTCCTGTTTTCTGTGAATGGGGCGGAACATTCTGTAttactgttttctgtgaatggGGGGGTATGCTGTATTActgttttgtgtgtctgtctggatTGAGCAATAGGAGAACACACCCATCTGTGACTTAATAAAAACATGAGAAGCTCAGTTTCACTGTTTACTTGTTGCATTATGAATCGTCTGATGTGGGCAATCCCTCTTTATAACACGCACATTTCCAACAAATCTTGAGTGTTGTTtcttaacaatattaataataataataataccaacaaCAGCcttattacaaacacaaacacaaacacacacacacacacacacacacacacacacacacacacacacacacacacacacaaacacacacacacacacacacacacacacactcacacacacacacacacacacaca is a genomic window of Cyprinus carpio isolate SPL01 chromosome B10, ASM1834038v1, whole genome shotgun sequence containing:
- the gal3st1b gene encoding galactosylceramide sulfotransferase, coding for MGNRLIRKLFLGASVICIMGLYCLTTSTLLATHRVSLAPCASKVRNNSQRTLKADATCTPKVNLMFMKTHKTASSTLMNVLLRFGEKHQLRFALPDGRNDFFYPLSFFRTQVKSYQPGLCYNIVCNHMRFNAPEVEKLLPADAFFFTILRDPAELFESSFHYYKAYVPQTWRVPGGNQLEEFLNDPKRYFNPQGINAFYLKNLQFFDFGFENNLEADDVRVQESIEYMEKRFQLVLMSDHFEESLILLKDALCWQMDDLLFFKLNARNATSVSPMSPELRTRAREWNGADWRLYQHFNATFWTLVENYGRSRMEEEVRELRRRNAEMEAICIDGGGAVEAADITDGHMKPWQPIGKASILGYNLKNDIERQYEELCRKMLTPEIQYLTDLGVNLWVTRLWGWFKDSVVQFGFR